The nucleotide window TTGCCTCCATCTTCGCCCGCATCATCGACAGCAAGAGCCGCTTCACCCTGCGCCACTCCCGCCTCGTATCGGCCTCAGCCACACACCTGAGTGAACTGGCCGGATTTTCCTCGGCCGATGCGGCCCGCATGGAGGTGGCCGCTCTCCTCCACGATATCGGCAAACTGAGCATCCCCGAGGAAATCCTCGAAAAGCCGACCCAACTGACGCCGGAGGAGTACCTGGTCATCAAACAACACACCTATTACAGCTATCACATCCTGAACCAGGTTCCCGGCTTTTCTGAGATCGCCCAGTGGGGCGCCTACCACCATGAACGCCTCGACGGCCGGGGCTACCCCTTTCACATCCCCGGCGACCAGCTCAGCACCGGCAGCCGGATCGTGGCCGTCGCCGATATCTTCTCGGCGCTCGTGGAAGACCGCCCGTACCGGGAGGGACTTCGTCGTGAAAAAGTCGAGTCCATCCTGAGACAGATGGTTAAAGAAAACGCCATCGACGGCGATCTGGCTGACTTGCTCTGCCAGCAGTATGAAGCATTTGAAGAGTTAAAGCACTCGATCGGGTAGGGTCAGGTAGCCTGTGCATCGCCCGAAACACCTCTTCAGCGCGCTCACAGGATACATCCTCCGCGATTTATCATTTGAAAAAGGTTGTTATTTCCAGATCATCGGAAGGACATTAGAAAAAGCCTGGTGGAAACCAGGCTTTTTTTGATGCGCCGTTATCTCAGGACCTCAATGGGTCCGTCGCCGCGTTTGAGCAGCTTTACCGACGTCTTCTTGGGAACCAACACCTTGATCATGTGGTTGATCGCCACTTCCGGATCCACCGTCTCCCCGCAGGTGTAGCAGTCAAGGGCGGCAAACCCCTTTTCGGGATAGGTGTGAATGGAGATGTGGCTCTCAGACAAAAGGACCAGGACCGTCGCGCCTTGCGGATCAAACTGTTGTTTCTGCGACGACAAAACCGTCGCCCCAGCCGCCTTGGCGGCTTCAATCATCTGTTCCTCCAGGAACCGGGCGTCGTTCAATTTTTCAAAATCAACGCCCCAGGTGTCAATGGCGACATGTCGTC belongs to Heliomicrobium gestii and includes:
- the speD gene encoding adenosylmethionine decarboxylase, which codes for MDYSTFGRHVAIDTWGVDFEKLNDARFLEEQMIEAAKAAGATVLSSQKQQFDPQGATVLVLLSESHISIHTYPEKGFAALDCYTCGETVDPEVAINHMIKVLVPKKTSVKLLKRGDGPIEVLR